From a region of the Thermus caldilimi genome:
- a CDS encoding DsrE/DsrF/TusD sulfur relay family protein, protein MRVLFIINDAPYGSEKAYNALRMAMTLQKQHPDVEISIFLLADAVICALPNQTTPQGYYNIERMLRAVISKGGRVKACGTCSEARGIKGLPLIEGVEIGTMADLAQWTVEADKVLVF, encoded by the coding sequence ATGAGGGTACTCTTCATCATCAACGACGCTCCTTACGGATCTGAAAAGGCGTACAACGCCTTGCGAATGGCCATGACGCTGCAGAAGCAACACCCAGATGTAGAAATTTCCATCTTTCTGTTGGCGGATGCGGTCATCTGCGCTCTACCCAATCAAACAACGCCCCAGGGGTACTACAACATTGAGCGGATGCTGAGGGCAGTTATCAGCAAAGGTGGGAGAGTGAAGGCTTGTGGGACTTGTTCGGAAGCTCGGGGGATAAAGGGCCTTCCCTTGATTGAAGGGGTCGAAATCGGCACAATGGCCGATTTAGCACAGTGGACTGTCGAAGCGGATAAGGTGCTTGTGTTTTGA